In a genomic window of Bos mutus isolate GX-2022 chromosome 6, NWIPB_WYAK_1.1, whole genome shotgun sequence:
- the LOC102265203 gene encoding small ubiquitin-related modifier 1-like: MTGQEAKTSTEDLGGKEGNSKSCQDSSDIHFKGKMTTHLKKFKESFYQRQDIPMNSLKLLFEGQRIADNHAPKGLGIKEGMIEVYQEHTGGHSTI, from the exons ATGACTGGCCAGGAGGCAAAAACTTCAACGGAAGACTTAGGGGGG aaggaaggaaactcaAAGTCATGTCAGGATAGCAGTGACATTCATTTCAAAGGGAAAATGACGACACATCTCAAGAAATTCAAAGAATCATTCTACCAAAGACAGGACATTCCCATGAATTCACTCAAGCTTCTCTTTGAGGGTCAGAGAATTGCTGATAATCACGCTCCGAAAGGACTGGGAATCAAGGAAGGTATGATTGAAGTTTATCAGGAGCACACAGGGGGTCATTCAACCATTtag